AGAGGATAACATCCATTCGTACCAAAAATCATCATCTGATGAAGATGCTAGCTCCAAATTGAAAATACCTCCGAATTTATTGTATTCAACCGGTTTACATATGGCTTGCTGAGGACGTATATATCTATCGTATTTCCGATCTATATTCGGGATAATACCATGGTCGAGTCCTTTGCTATAACGTAATTTTGTCAACGCAGAATAATACCTTTCTTTGGGCGTTTTTGGTGCATCATCATGATAGAGCGAAGTAAGGTTACCTTCTGCCTCTTTTAATGCTTCTCTTTTTAATTCATTATCTAAACGACTTAATCTAATGGATGACACGTTTCTATTATGATAAGTTGATAGCTTGTTTTCATCATCCGTATCAAAAGGAAAATTCAATTGCAAGAACTTTCTGTAGGAATCTTTATTGTCTTTTACAGGACAAAAATATTCATAGTGTAACGTATTTAGCCAACGTTCATTATTGTCGACTATTAATTTTAATTTATACATATATTCAGTTTGGTTGACCTTTAATATTATCCTTAAATATACGTCTTGTTTTTAATGTTTTGTAACGGCTCAAAGTTGTTGAAAAAAATTAAAAATACAAATTATCTTCAATAAACCAAGGGCTGTGTTGCATTTTATCCAGAGGGTGAAACGAAGTTCACGAATGCTTTCATATAAATATTTGTATTCGTAAAATCCTATCACAGAAGAAGGTAACGCTTCGAACCGTTAGCAAGTGACACTTTTTACGAATGTAAAAACGTAGTGGTTGTTTGTGACGACAGCTGTGAAGATTATTTGTGAGAGGTTAGCGCGTAAATATGCGGTCTGCTACATATTGCAAAGTAAAAAAATGCTCCAATCCGGATG
This portion of the Saccharicrinis fermentans DSM 9555 = JCM 21142 genome encodes:
- the tssD gene encoding type VI secretion system tube protein TssD, producing MYKLKLIVDNNERWLNTLHYEYFCPVKDNKDSYRKFLQLNFPFDTDDENKLSTYHNRNVSSIRLSRLDNELKREALKEAEGNLTSLYHDDAPKTPKERYYSALTKLRYSKGLDHGIIPNIDRKYDRYIRPQQAICKPVEYNKFGGIFNLELASSSDDDFWYEWMLSSQLKNGRIEFYEGDGDMAFKIQFWDCFCISIGEKMSSHGNSAMMMQMRLSPAITQNRNIQHGKVWKITDIHQPWKPATAAPVQSTEKKRYWLRSLKDRLPKTAK